The Montipora foliosa isolate CH-2021 chromosome 1, ASM3666993v2, whole genome shotgun sequence genome has a window encoding:
- the LOC137981179 gene encoding uncharacterized protein, translated as MEPSMGVELTKRLAGEVEIDSKGENKPIEYNLNNIIMDGDTTTIFYIHENVSKEIGVWSNVGPAKKALYGHLLRLSSIHKSMSKTVIDYLVKCFGYVLTQNKGNSEGICKECKVIPNHAFGDHSSCGTWCQYHKNPQAYQHQSLAHGKDLEGDDLKADLIQVK; from the coding sequence ATGGAACCTTCTATGGGGGTGGAGCTTACAAAGAGATTGGCAGGGGAAGTGGAAATAGACAGCAAAGGAGAAAACAAACCCATTGAATACAATCTTAACAATATTATCATGGATGGAGACACAACAACCATTTTCTACATCCATGAGAATGTGAGCAAGGAAATTGGTGTGTGGTCTAATGTTGGACCTGCTAAGAAGGCACTTTATGGTCATCTTTTAAGACTGTCCTCTATACACAAGTCAATGAGCAAAACTGTAATAGACTATCTTGTCAAGTGCTTTGGTTACGTCCTTACACAGAACAAAGGAAACTCAGAGGGCATCTGCAAGGAATGCAAGGTAATTCCCAACCATGCCTTTGGGGATCACAGTTCATGTGGCACATGGTGCCAGTACCATAAGAATCCCCAAGCTTACCAGCACCAGTCACTAGCACATGGCAAGGACCTTGAGGGAGATGACCTAAAGGCAGATCTGATACAGGTAAAGTGA